The Gloeomargarita lithophora Alchichica-D10 genomic sequence TACAATCAGGCTCTCGCCGCTTGGATCGCCAAGGTGCAGGGTTGTTTGGCCGACCGGCCTAATATGTTCCGGGTGGTGGGTGAAGATATTAAGGTGCCCATCACCGTCAACGGTCAAGCGGGCAAAATTTTCCTAAACGCCAATAAAAAGCCGGTTTGTCCCGGTTAAATCCGACTGGATAGCGTTGGTTATTGATTGCTAATTTTTTGAACGAATCCGTAGCCTCCTGGGTTACGGATTTTTTTGTGGGTTACCTCTTCGGGATTAGGTCAAACATTCTCGAATGAGCGATATAGCTAACCAAGCAATTATTGACATAATGGGACTTTATAAGTTTTAAGCCCTAAAACAGGCTCAAGCTCAAGCAAGACAGGCAAAACACATCGGCAAGGTAATAATGGCTGGAACCCAGTCGCATCAAGAAAATATGCTGATCGAGGTAAAACAATTGCTGTGTCTAGGTCTGAGGCCGTTTAGGAGCCAGTTTCTCTCAAAGTCCCAATAAGGACACCTCTATTTATTTGAACCAGCAGAAAGTTACCTCGCTGGAATACCGGTATTACCGAGAACCATACACCGCAGGTGCTTCTGGTACGGGGACTACGCCCCTGCGACCTATTTTTAGAGGTATCCTATAAATACAACGAATTAAAATCCTTGAAAGCCCATCGTATTTACAGCTATTGTTTTTTCATCACTTCCATTGACCTGGGAAGAAAATTGCTGTTGTCTCAAACCAATTTGATGTAGAAAAATTCCTAAAAGAATGAATACGCCACCCCCATACTGTGCTGAGGTAGGGGCTTCTCCTAAAAGTAAATAGGCGGCAAAAAAACCCGCAATCGGATAAATTGAATGGGCAAAAGCAATTTCTGAAGTACTCGAAACCCGCAAACCTCGATACCAAGCGAGTTGTCCCCCAATGACAATCACCAAACTATAAACCAACATCCATCCCCATACGATCGGATTGCCTAAATCATAGAAATGCCCTACCCCAAATAACACCCAAGTCAGTAGCGCAAATACCATTGTGCCTAGCAATGTTCGCACGATATTAAAGAATCCTAACGGCACATTTTGCAATGCAGATTGACTCAACACATTGCCCACAGCGGCACACCCCGCTCCGGCCAGAGCTAACCATTCCCCGGTGCTAATCGGCAGTCCCATGACCCCTTGATCCACTCCTGAAAATAGAATCGTTAC encodes the following:
- a CDS encoding DMT family transporter, giving the protein MKMGSGRLWLILAVTIFGAANAFTQKLMTLGTNAEGANLLTFCNLLLVGNLWALAFFLPLGFPKRMPRLPRRDWLRLMGVAVLSGVIAPAAILLALERTSANNVVIISRAEPLLTLAVVACLGGERIRGWTVLAAGVSFLGVAVTILFSGVDQGVMGLPISTGEWLALAGAGCAAVGNVLSQSALQNVPLGFFNIVRTLLGTMVFALLTWVLFGVGHFYDLGNPIVWGWMLVYSLVIVIGGQLAWYRGLRVSSTSEIAFAHSIYPIAGFFAAYLLLGEAPTSAQYGGGVFILLGIFLHQIGLRQQQFSSQVNGSDEKTIAVNTMGFQGF